A segment of the Superficieibacter sp. HKU1 genome:
TAAAGAAATCCGGCAGGCCGAGGTTCAGCACCGGCACCGCTTTGCGCTGTGCCATCAGCACTTCATTGACGCCGCTGCCCGCACCGCCCATGATCGCATTCTCTTCCAGCGTCACCAGCACCTCGTGCTGTTCAGCCAGTTGCAGGATCAGCGCCTCATCTAATGGCTTCACAAAGCGCATATCCACCAGCGTGGCGTTCAGCGATTCCGCCACCTGTGCGGCGTCCGCCAGCAGGGTACCAAAGTTCAGAATCGCGACTTTCTCGCCCTCACGTTTCACGACCCCTTTGCCGATGGGCAGGGAACGAAGCGGCTCCAGCGTCGCGCCAGTACCTGAACCGCGCGGATAGCGCACCGCGCTTGGGCCATCGCTATGGTGATAGCCGGTATACAGCATCTGACGGCATTCGTTTTCATCGCTCGGCGTCATGATCACCATATCGGGGAGACAACGCAGGAATGAGAGATCGAACGCGCCCTGGTGCGTCTGACCATCGGCTCCGACGATCCCCGCGCGATCGATAGCAAACAGCACCGGCAGTTTCTGAATGGCAACGTCGTGGATCACCTGATCGTAAGCGCGCTGTAAGAACGTGGAGTAGATCGCCACGATCGGCTTATAGCCACCAATCGCCAGCCCGGCGGCAAACGTCACCGCGTGCTGTTCAGCAATGGCAACGTCAAAATAACGGTCGGGGAATTTGCGTGAGAACTCGACCATACCGGAGCCTTCACGCATCGCGGGCGTCACCGCCATCAGTTTGGGGTCGCTGGCCGCCGTTTCACACAGCCAGTCGCCGAAGATTTTGGAATAGGACGGCAAGCCGCCGCTGCTTTTCGGCAATACGCCGCTGGTATGATCGAATTTTGGCACCGCGTGAAACGTGATCGGATCTTTCTCGGCCGGCTCATAGCCGCGGCCTTTTTTCGTCATGATGTGCAGGAACTGCGGGCCTTTCAGACCGCGCATATTCTTCAGGGTGCTCACCAGGCTTAACACGTCGTGACCATCAACCGGGCCGATATAGTTAAAGCCCAGTTCTTCAAATAACGTACCCGGCACCACCATGCCTTTGATATGTTCTTCCGTGC
Coding sequences within it:
- the dxs gene encoding 1-deoxy-D-xylulose-5-phosphate synthase encodes the protein MSFDIAKYPTLALVDSTQELRLLPKESLPKLCDELRRYLLDSVSRSSGHFASGLGTVELTVALHYVYNTPFDRLIWDVGHQAYPHKILTGRRDKIDTIRQKDGLHPFPWRGESEYDVLSVGHSSTSISAGIGIAVAAEKEDKQRRTVCVIGDGAITAGMAFEAMNHAGDIRPDMLVILNDNEMSISENVGALNNHLAKILSGKLYSSLREGGKKVLSGVPPIKELLKRTEEHIKGMVVPGTLFEELGFNYIGPVDGHDVLSLVSTLKNMRGLKGPQFLHIMTKKGRGYEPAEKDPITFHAVPKFDHTSGVLPKSSGGLPSYSKIFGDWLCETAASDPKLMAVTPAMREGSGMVEFSRKFPDRYFDVAIAEQHAVTFAAGLAIGGYKPIVAIYSTFLQRAYDQVIHDVAIQKLPVLFAIDRAGIVGADGQTHQGAFDLSFLRCLPDMVIMTPSDENECRQMLYTGYHHSDGPSAVRYPRGSGTGATLEPLRSLPIGKGVVKREGEKVAILNFGTLLADAAQVAESLNATLVDMRFVKPLDEALILQLAEQHEVLVTLEENAIMGGAGSGVNEVLMAQRKAVPVLNLGLPDFFIPQGTQEEARADIGLDAEGIETKIRNWLA